The Lewinellaceae bacterium genome has a segment encoding these proteins:
- a CDS encoding dipeptidase — translation MQEVQKYIEQHKNRFLEELLELLKIPSVSANVEFKGDILKTAQYVASSLIQAGVDNVEICSTAGNPIVYGDKIIDASYPTVLVYGHYDVQPPDPIELWESGPFEPVIKKTEIHPDGAIFARGSCDDKGQLYMHVKAIEAMLATHSLPCNVKFMIEGEEEVGSINLGIFCKENTSKLACDVILISDTSIIANDTPSITTALRGLSYVEVEVTGPNRDLHSGVYGGGVANPINVLCDMIASLHDENGHITVKGFYDDVDEISLEERKKMAEAPFNEEDYKKSLGIDAVQGEKGYSTDERVSIRPTLDVNGIWGGYTGEGAKTVLPSKAYAKISMRLVPHQNSENITRLFTEHFKSIAPPSVKVVVTPLHGGAPAVTPTDTPEYEAAHLAMKETFGKDPIPKREGGSIPIVALFEEVLHAKSVLMGFGLNSDAIHSPNEHFGLFNFYKGIETIPYFYKFYAELKK, via the coding sequence ATGCAAGAAGTACAAAAGTATATCGAACAACACAAAAATCGTTTTTTAGAAGAATTACTTGAATTGCTCAAGATACCTTCAGTAAGCGCAAATGTTGAATTTAAAGGAGATATCTTAAAAACAGCCCAATACGTTGCTTCAAGCCTCATCCAGGCAGGTGTTGACAACGTGGAAATATGTTCAACCGCCGGCAACCCAATAGTTTACGGAGATAAAATAATCGATGCTTCCTATCCTACGGTTCTGGTTTACGGGCATTACGACGTTCAACCGCCGGATCCCATTGAACTTTGGGAGTCAGGCCCTTTTGAACCGGTAATTAAAAAAACGGAAATACATCCCGACGGAGCCATTTTTGCAAGAGGCTCCTGTGATGACAAAGGACAATTATACATGCACGTCAAAGCCATTGAGGCGATGCTTGCCACCCATTCCCTACCCTGCAATGTAAAATTCATGATTGAAGGGGAAGAGGAAGTAGGTTCCATAAACCTGGGTATTTTCTGTAAAGAGAATACAAGTAAACTGGCGTGCGATGTCATTTTAATTTCAGACACCTCTATCATTGCCAATGATACGCCCTCCATTACCACTGCTCTTCGTGGGTTAAGTTATGTTGAAGTGGAAGTGACAGGGCCTAATCGTGACCTGCACTCCGGCGTTTATGGAGGAGGAGTTGCCAATCCGATCAATGTTCTGTGTGATATGATCGCCTCCCTCCATGATGAAAACGGCCATATCACCGTTAAAGGGTTTTACGATGATGTAGATGAAATAAGTTTGGAGGAGCGTAAAAAAATGGCAGAAGCTCCTTTCAATGAAGAAGACTATAAAAAATCTCTCGGGATTGATGCCGTTCAGGGCGAAAAAGGATATTCAACGGACGAAAGGGTTTCCATCCGTCCTACTTTGGATGTAAATGGCATCTGGGGGGGATATACCGGTGAAGGCGCTAAAACTGTTCTTCCTTCCAAAGCGTATGCCAAGATCAGCATGCGATTGGTTCCTCACCAGAACTCAGAGAACATTACAAGACTTTTCACAGAACACTTCAAAAGTATCGCACCGCCCTCAGTGAAAGTAGTGGTGACCCCACTTCATGGTGGAGCTCCTGCTGTTACACCTACTGACACTCCTGAGTATGAGGCCGCTCATTTAGCGATGAAAGAGACTTTCGGAAAAGACCCCATCCCAAAGCGGGAAGGCGGAAGTATTCCTATTGTAGCGCTCTTCGAGGAGGTGTTACATGCAAAATCAGTACTGATGGGCTTTGGACTGAACTCTGATGCCATCCACTCTCCCAACGAGCATTTTGGATTGTTCAATTTTTATAAAGGCATTGAAACCATTCCTTATTTTTATAAATTCTATGCTGAGCTCAAAAAATAG
- a CDS encoding four helix bundle protein yields the protein MFDFEKLDIYQHLNRLSVDILKFMAEDIAIDVYYKKQLKEAILKSLYHLTESTGRMEITDKKNFIVSSRCAIFECVAILHVIDGVFNLAPDKYEDFYDRMTSASKMLLAMYRSFERK from the coding sequence ATGTTCGATTTTGAAAAATTAGATATTTACCAGCATTTGAATCGACTATCGGTTGACATACTCAAATTTATGGCCGAAGATATCGCTATTGATGTTTATTATAAAAAACAACTCAAAGAAGCCATTTTAAAATCGCTTTATCACCTGACAGAAAGTACAGGTAGAATGGAAATCACCGACAAGAAAAATTTTATCGTTTCCTCCAGGTGTGCCATTTTTGAATGTGTGGCGATTTTACATGTGATTGACGGCGTATTTAACCTCGCGCCGGATAAATATGAAGACTTCTACGACAGAATGACAAGTGCTTCCAAAATGTTACTTGCCATGTATCGTAGTTTCGAAAGAAAATAA
- a CDS encoding NAD(P)/FAD-dependent oxidoreductase codes for MTEIIPPSIYSVAILGGGPAGSACAINLCRLGVKDIIILESGEYEKFRIGESIPPETRNLFQQMGILPAFLQEKHDPCFGSVSYWGDERRGYNDYILSPYGHGWHLDRRRFNLFLAKEAQSAGATVLTGAKFLTSKVLNDDTFELSYSDSQNQLDQFKARIVVDATGSTALFAHQQGSKKMETASLLCLASRFAATDTPPVFKLTHLEAVEYGWWYTARLPDKNLLVTLYSDQDTIRQKKLNRADQWMEHLKNTPNTFKLVSGMSLQDSSPKGFHAPSYRLDRIAGKNWVALGDAASAYDPITSQGIIKSLSNAWEVAPIIAKNLLSPNGGFEDFEQSMDERFRQYLEMRQHYYRLENRWPDSAFWQKFHQLNTTATL; via the coding sequence ATGACTGAAATTATCCCCCCGTCCATTTATTCTGTTGCCATATTGGGAGGCGGTCCCGCAGGAAGTGCCTGTGCCATCAATCTTTGTCGCCTGGGAGTAAAGGATATTATCATATTGGAATCAGGGGAATACGAAAAATTCAGGATCGGTGAAAGTATCCCTCCGGAAACTCGCAACTTGTTTCAACAAATGGGCATCCTCCCTGCCTTTCTCCAGGAAAAGCATGACCCATGTTTCGGGAGTGTATCCTATTGGGGAGATGAGCGTCGTGGTTATAACGACTACATATTAAGTCCTTATGGCCATGGTTGGCACCTGGATCGACGAAGGTTCAATTTATTCCTGGCAAAAGAAGCCCAATCTGCGGGGGCAACGGTTTTGACCGGCGCCAAATTTCTGACCTCCAAGGTGCTGAATGATGATACCTTTGAACTCTCCTATTCAGACAGCCAAAATCAACTGGATCAATTTAAGGCACGAATAGTGGTGGATGCCACAGGATCAACTGCCCTGTTTGCCCACCAGCAAGGCAGTAAAAAGATGGAAACAGCTTCCCTCCTTTGCCTGGCTTCACGATTCGCTGCAACGGATACCCCGCCTGTTTTTAAACTAACCCACCTGGAAGCTGTGGAGTACGGCTGGTGGTACACTGCCCGCCTGCCTGACAAAAATTTACTGGTGACTTTATATTCCGACCAGGACACTATCAGGCAAAAAAAACTGAACCGGGCCGATCAATGGATGGAACACCTTAAAAACACACCCAATACCTTCAAACTTGTTTCCGGGATGAGCTTGCAGGATTCATCACCAAAAGGATTTCACGCACCGTCTTACCGACTGGACCGAATAGCAGGCAAAAACTGGGTAGCCCTCGGAGATGCGGCCTCAGCCTATGATCCGATCACTTCCCAGGGCATCATCAAATCACTGTCCAATGCGTGGGAGGTGGCTCCAATTATCGCCAAAAATCTACTCAGTCCCAATGGAGGATTTGAAGATTTTGAGCAATCAATGGACGAGAGATTCCGACAATACCTCGAAATGCGCCAACATTACTACCGGTTAGAAAACCGATGGCCTGATTCTGCTTTTTGGCAAAAATTTCACCAGTTAAATACCACTGCGACCCTTTAA
- a CDS encoding OmpA family protein, with translation MKKLIFLLLTIVLTFQVAIAQYSGAKNGVAFRLINTNYHWPITKEFSTLDFAGIGLEMEYIRHLNDYLNFSVPARLQKGNIPLDGQGRFQSMALASMDLLLQLKLFRESNLLYPYVYTGIRGISEDLTSDISFAAPIGAALNLRVFKHSYIGVKAELGLGFKAFRNHFQVGAGVLVLLGDGEVPMVPKAINDKDHDGIADSEDLCPEVAGLAGLNGCPDSDGDGVSDGEDDCPDMAGIKALKGCPDRDNDGVPDQKDECPDKAGRIDNKGCPLAADADRDGIPDALDDCPDQPGEAATNGCPDADKDGISDSMDDCPNNAGPKATRGCPDTDKDGVLDKLDKCPEQPGPIANNGCPAITEEDKATLEYAVQAVQFETASANLKPESYVILDKIADIMKRNTAHKLNISGHTDSVGSSEDNQRLSEKRAKACADYLVSKGIKDYRIFHKGYGETVPIADNRYKEGRDKNRRVEFNLFIE, from the coding sequence ATGAAGAAACTAATATTTCTGTTGCTAACGATTGTATTGACCTTTCAGGTTGCTATCGCACAATATTCCGGAGCAAAAAATGGGGTAGCCTTTAGGTTAATCAACACCAATTATCATTGGCCCATAACCAAAGAATTTTCTACTTTGGATTTTGCCGGTATTGGATTGGAAATGGAATACATTCGACATCTGAATGATTATCTGAACTTTTCCGTCCCCGCCAGATTACAAAAAGGCAACATCCCGTTGGATGGCCAGGGAAGATTTCAATCGATGGCTCTTGCCAGTATGGATTTGCTTTTACAATTAAAATTGTTCAGGGAATCCAATTTGTTGTATCCTTATGTTTACACAGGGATACGTGGCATTTCGGAAGATTTAACCAGCGATATTTCTTTCGCTGCCCCAATCGGAGCCGCACTCAATCTTCGCGTATTCAAACATTCCTACATTGGGGTAAAAGCCGAATTAGGATTAGGCTTTAAAGCATTCAGAAATCATTTTCAGGTTGGTGCAGGGGTACTTGTACTATTAGGTGATGGAGAGGTTCCCATGGTGCCTAAGGCTATCAACGACAAAGACCACGACGGCATTGCAGACAGTGAAGACCTCTGTCCTGAGGTGGCCGGCCTGGCAGGCCTCAACGGCTGCCCGGATAGTGATGGTGACGGGGTTTCTGATGGAGAGGACGATTGCCCTGACATGGCGGGAATTAAAGCGTTGAAGGGTTGCCCTGACCGGGACAATGACGGGGTCCCGGATCAAAAAGACGAATGCCCGGATAAAGCAGGCCGGATCGATAATAAAGGATGTCCACTGGCTGCTGATGCAGACAGGGATGGAATTCCTGATGCGTTGGATGACTGTCCGGATCAACCGGGAGAAGCGGCCACGAACGGATGCCCGGATGCCGACAAAGATGGAATTTCCGATAGCATGGATGATTGTCCAAACAACGCCGGACCAAAAGCCACCAGGGGGTGTCCAGACACTGATAAGGATGGAGTTTTGGACAAATTAGACAAATGCCCTGAGCAGCCCGGCCCGATAGCCAATAACGGTTGCCCCGCCATAACGGAAGAAGATAAAGCAACCCTTGAATACGCGGTGCAGGCGGTTCAGTTTGAAACAGCCTCTGCAAATTTAAAACCCGAATCTTACGTTATTCTCGATAAGATTGCCGACATCATGAAACGCAACACTGCTCATAAACTCAATATCAGTGGCCATACCGATAGTGTGGGAAGCAGCGAGGACAATCAAAGATTATCAGAAAAACGGGCAAAAGCTTGTGCTGATTACCTGGTTTCCAAAGGCATCAAAGACTATCGCATCTTTCACAAAGGATATGGAGAAACCGTTCCCATTGCCGACAACAGATATAAAGAAGGTCGGGACAAGAATCGTCGGGTAGAGTTCAATTTGTTTATTGAATAA
- a CDS encoding thioredoxin family protein codes for MTLQTNLDHIETADQFSEIINKNENVMICCGRMGPMCLPVYAEMEDISGECDNVKFYDMLFDNPHAAVVRNLPECSTFMGLPFTVYFKNGQLVKATSSIQSREQIMDILNENFCN; via the coding sequence ATGACACTGCAAACGAATCTGGACCATATTGAAACCGCTGATCAATTTAGTGAAATCATCAACAAAAATGAAAATGTCATGATTTGCTGTGGAAGGATGGGCCCTATGTGTCTGCCTGTGTATGCAGAAATGGAGGATATTTCCGGGGAATGTGACAATGTTAAATTTTATGACATGCTTTTCGACAACCCGCACGCTGCCGTTGTTCGTAATCTTCCGGAATGTTCGACCTTCATGGGACTTCCGTTTACCGTTTATTTCAAAAACGGACAACTTGTAAAAGCGACCAGCAGCATACAATCCCGCGAGCAAATTATGGATATTCTGAACGAAAATTTTTGCAACTAA
- a CDS encoding DUF1599 domain-containing protein → MKKTLGQYDEISSHCRALFLKKHEDYGTSWRILRPSSLTDQMYIKAQRIRSIEEKSTQLVEDSIEGEYWALVNYGIIALVQLSLPPEAPLEMETEEIIPLYDHFAHETRELMIRKNHDYGEAWREMRISSITDLILAKILRIKQIEDNKGKTIASEGLDANYMDIIIYAIFALIKLAETKNKGI, encoded by the coding sequence GTGAAAAAAACCCTCGGGCAATACGACGAAATCAGCAGCCATTGCAGAGCACTTTTTCTCAAAAAACATGAGGATTATGGTACTTCCTGGCGAATTTTGCGTCCCTCTTCCCTGACGGATCAGATGTACATCAAGGCTCAACGGATCAGAAGTATTGAAGAAAAATCGACTCAACTGGTGGAAGACAGCATCGAAGGAGAATACTGGGCATTGGTCAATTACGGAATCATCGCCCTGGTTCAACTTTCACTTCCTCCTGAAGCTCCACTGGAAATGGAAACCGAAGAAATCATTCCCCTTTACGATCATTTTGCCCACGAAACACGTGAGTTAATGATCCGTAAAAATCATGATTATGGTGAAGCCTGGCGAGAGATGCGCATCAGTTCCATTACAGATCTCATCCTCGCAAAAATCTTAAGAATCAAACAAATTGAAGATAACAAAGGAAAGACCATTGCTTCTGAAGGGCTGGATGCAAACTACATGGACATCATTATTTATGCTATCTTCGCATTAATCAAATTAGCAGAAACAAAAAACAAAGGGATATGA
- the nusB gene encoding transcription antitermination factor NusB, whose amino-acid sequence MQMLYTMSRDKLVDLETILSRYRASVHDTYELYLFNLLLFMRTAAYSRIDAKRKKSKHLPSEADKNFTPKLADNPLMTSLLQNQSIFRLFRKYNLEEKLEEDQVRRFYAEFTESKEHADFIEKPDSTAEDYKEVLMSLYKTCINNETFIELVSDHYPLWEEDKSLVVGTIKKTIKALPLPENFYEEYEPGAETIEEFGKVLLISAVQKEEALLEIISPALKNWDADRVAVIDMILIKMAITEFMTFPSIPTKVTLNEYVELAKIYSTDKSKDFVNGILDRLVKQLMEEGKIEKTGRGLVGN is encoded by the coding sequence ATGCAGATGCTATATACCATGAGCCGTGACAAATTAGTTGATCTGGAGACTATTTTGTCACGGTATCGGGCAAGCGTACACGATACCTACGAATTGTACCTCTTCAACCTGCTGCTTTTCATGCGAACCGCTGCTTATTCAAGAATTGATGCAAAACGTAAAAAATCAAAACATCTGCCTTCTGAGGCGGACAAAAATTTTACGCCTAAACTTGCAGATAATCCACTGATGACCTCGCTGCTGCAAAACCAATCCATTTTCAGACTCTTCAGGAAATACAACCTTGAAGAAAAACTCGAAGAAGATCAGGTCAGAAGGTTTTATGCGGAATTTACAGAAAGTAAAGAACATGCAGACTTTATTGAAAAGCCTGATTCTACTGCCGAAGATTATAAGGAAGTACTCATGTCCTTGTACAAGACCTGCATAAATAATGAAACGTTCATAGAACTGGTTAGTGATCATTACCCGCTTTGGGAAGAAGATAAATCGCTGGTGGTCGGGACCATCAAAAAGACCATCAAAGCACTGCCTCTCCCGGAAAATTTTTATGAAGAATATGAACCAGGGGCTGAAACCATTGAAGAGTTCGGAAAAGTCTTGCTGATTAGCGCTGTGCAGAAAGAAGAAGCCCTCCTGGAGATCATTAGCCCGGCCCTAAAAAACTGGGATGCTGACCGCGTTGCCGTAATCGATATGATCCTTATTAAAATGGCTATCACTGAATTTATGACATTTCCCAGTATCCCGACGAAGGTAACCCTTAACGAATACGTAGAATTAGCCAAAATTTATAGTACAGACAAAAGTAAAGACTTTGTAAACGGTATACTCGACAGGTTGGTAAAACAACTCATGGAAGAAGGTAAAATTGAAAAAACAGGCAGAGGTCTGGTTGGAAATTAA
- a CDS encoding amino acid ABC transporter substrate-binding protein, which produces MILAQNLLRQLSGNKSLLLFLTGLIFFSSCEIFKPLNKDKDKTPASDTLEPISGKKVYDPETGTYVEVKEFPVGDLDTVIWKDFPKIKYPPITSDGAIESGINPTNVINVNEIGSEKLSSYNVSLILPFLTNEFNASEDAINSNSLWAINYYAGSKMAMDVLSEEGVRLNVSVMDSKASASTISSLIRSNPDLKNANLIIGPYRRDNIVQVAEFAENNEIAFVSPHSAASGLTKANPEYIQVNPTLETHCEAIMKHALKHYRPEQIILVSKDVEAERSRLKYFYEEYIFEKGVKDTIMLQELIIKDETAGLEDFQLMPFINLEDTTVFIIPSWSESFIYSLLRKIDVSKSEYNHIVVYGMPQWMQFEKIDYSYYEKLNVHVTASSFINPQSKDIAAFKQQFFDRFGTIPTLEAYLGYDNLIYFGRMLNQYGTKFQYYMDKEKQPTLLTRYEFEPIIYSDPTTRELSPIQRFENKYVHILKFEDFQFQVTD; this is translated from the coding sequence ATGATATTAGCACAAAACCTCCTGCGACAATTGAGTGGGAATAAATCTTTACTGTTATTTTTAACCGGTCTGATATTTTTTTCCTCATGTGAAATTTTCAAACCGCTGAATAAAGACAAAGATAAAACGCCTGCAAGTGATACCCTTGAGCCCATCTCCGGTAAAAAAGTATACGACCCGGAAACAGGCACTTATGTTGAAGTGAAAGAATTTCCCGTAGGTGATCTGGATACGGTCATATGGAAGGACTTTCCTAAAATTAAATACCCGCCCATCACTTCTGATGGTGCCATTGAGTCTGGAATCAATCCGACGAATGTTATAAATGTAAATGAAATTGGATCAGAGAAGCTTTCATCTTACAATGTCAGTCTGATTCTGCCGTTTCTCACAAACGAATTCAATGCGAGTGAGGATGCGATTAATAGCAACTCACTTTGGGCTATTAACTATTATGCCGGCTCCAAAATGGCAATGGACGTACTCAGCGAGGAAGGTGTGCGCCTAAACGTTTCTGTGATGGACTCCAAAGCATCCGCTTCAACCATTTCTTCTTTAATCAGGTCAAATCCAGATCTCAAAAATGCCAACCTCATTATTGGTCCTTATCGAAGGGACAACATCGTACAGGTGGCAGAATTTGCGGAAAATAATGAGATTGCATTTGTTTCACCCCATAGTGCTGCTTCAGGACTGACCAAGGCCAACCCGGAATATATACAGGTCAACCCAACCCTGGAGACCCATTGTGAGGCGATAATGAAACATGCATTGAAACACTACCGTCCGGAGCAAATCATCCTTGTAAGCAAAGATGTTGAGGCGGAACGTTCACGCCTGAAATATTTTTATGAGGAATATATTTTTGAAAAGGGCGTGAAAGATACGATCATGCTCCAGGAATTGATCATAAAAGATGAAACGGCCGGCCTGGAAGATTTTCAACTCATGCCATTCATTAACCTTGAAGACACCACTGTATTCATCATACCCAGCTGGTCAGAATCGTTTATCTATTCTCTTTTAAGAAAGATCGATGTTTCCAAATCAGAATACAACCATATTGTAGTTTATGGAATGCCTCAATGGATGCAGTTTGAAAAAATTGACTACAGTTATTATGAAAAATTGAATGTACACGTTACGGCTAGCTCTTTCATCAACCCCCAATCCAAGGATATTGCCGCATTCAAACAACAATTCTTCGATCGGTTTGGAACCATCCCTACCCTTGAAGCTTACCTGGGCTACGACAATCTGATATATTTTGGTAGAATGCTGAACCAATACGGTACCAAATTTCAATACTATATGGATAAAGAGAAACAGCCGACCCTGCTGACAAGGTATGAATTTGAGCCTATTATATATTCAGATCCCACTACCCGTGAGCTCAGCCCGATACAGCGATTTGAAAACAAATATGTTCATATTCTGAAATTTGAAGATTTTCAGTTCCAGGTAACAGATTAA
- the guaA gene encoding glutamine-hydrolyzing GMP synthase, whose product MEEKVIILDSGSQYTQLIARRVRELGIYCEITPFNKIPEADPGIKAFILSGSPFSVKDENALQIDLEKFIGKVPVLGICYGAQFIANYYGGSVEKSDKREYGKASLSLIHPEDDIFHNIPEESQIWMSHGDTISRIPEGFQLLAGTNSISTAAFKAPEGTFGSPVYCLQFHPEVAHSLDGLLLLGNFLKRIVGMKGDWTPAHFAEHSVAELRHQIGHEHVLLGLSGGVDSSVAAMLLKRAIGDQLTCFFIDNGLLRKNEFEEVLASYNNLGLNVVGIDAKQHFYDALKGISDPELKRKAIGRVFIEVFEREAAKLPKIKWLAQGTIYPDVIESVSVHGPSVTIKSHHNVGGLPDLLKLKIVEPLRMLFKDEVRKLGKEIEVPATILHRHPYPGPGLGIRIIGDITPEKVALLQEADHIFIENLKKFDIYDEVWQAGTILLPVQSVGVMGDERTYEKTVALRAVSSSDGMTAEWSRLPYELLATVSTEIINNVKGINRVVYDISTKPPATIEWE is encoded by the coding sequence ATGGAAGAAAAGGTAATCATACTCGACTCCGGGTCGCAATATACACAGCTAATAGCCCGGCGTGTGCGTGAATTAGGCATTTATTGTGAAATTACGCCATTCAATAAAATTCCAGAGGCAGATCCAGGGATTAAGGCTTTTATTTTATCCGGAAGTCCATTTTCGGTTAAAGATGAAAATGCCCTGCAGATAGATCTGGAAAAGTTTATCGGTAAAGTTCCGGTATTGGGAATATGTTATGGAGCACAATTTATCGCAAACTACTACGGGGGCTCCGTTGAAAAATCAGACAAAAGAGAATACGGAAAAGCCTCCCTTTCCCTGATTCATCCTGAAGATGATATTTTCCATAATATACCAGAGGAATCACAAATATGGATGTCACACGGGGATACCATTTCCCGGATTCCTGAAGGTTTTCAATTACTGGCGGGAACAAATAGCATTTCTACAGCAGCTTTTAAAGCCCCGGAAGGGACATTTGGATCTCCCGTATATTGTTTACAATTCCATCCCGAGGTAGCTCATAGTCTTGACGGCTTGCTGCTCCTGGGAAATTTTCTTAAGAGAATTGTTGGCATGAAAGGCGATTGGACCCCGGCTCACTTTGCAGAGCATTCTGTTGCGGAACTAAGGCACCAAATTGGCCATGAGCATGTGTTGCTCGGCTTATCCGGAGGCGTGGACTCTTCCGTCGCGGCTATGTTGTTAAAACGAGCTATTGGCGATCAACTCACCTGCTTTTTTATCGACAATGGTCTGTTGCGCAAAAATGAATTTGAAGAAGTCCTGGCTTCTTATAACAACCTCGGTCTTAACGTGGTTGGGATCGATGCCAAGCAACATTTTTATGATGCCCTCAAAGGCATTTCCGACCCCGAGTTAAAGCGTAAAGCCATAGGAAGAGTATTCATAGAGGTTTTTGAACGGGAAGCCGCCAAACTGCCCAAAATAAAATGGCTCGCCCAAGGCACCATATATCCCGACGTCATAGAATCCGTCTCCGTTCATGGCCCCTCAGTAACCATAAAGTCGCACCATAATGTTGGAGGTCTGCCGGATTTATTGAAATTAAAAATTGTCGAGCCCTTAAGAATGCTTTTCAAGGATGAAGTTCGTAAATTAGGAAAAGAAATTGAAGTGCCGGCCACCATTTTACACCGGCATCCTTACCCGGGTCCGGGCTTGGGAATCAGGATTATTGGTGATATAACCCCTGAAAAGGTGGCCTTACTGCAGGAAGCTGATCATATTTTTATTGAAAATCTTAAAAAATTCGATATTTACGATGAGGTTTGGCAGGCAGGCACTATTTTACTTCCTGTTCAATCTGTGGGAGTCATGGGCGATGAACGAACTTATGAAAAAACGGTAGCGCTGAGAGCTGTTTCATCCTCCGACGGGATGACCGCTGAATGGAGCCGGCTGCCCTATGAATTACTGGCCACTGTTTCAACTGAAATTATCAATAATGTAAAAGGCATAAATAGAGTTGTTTATGATATTAGCACAAAACCTCCTGCGACAATTGAGTGGGAATAA
- the trxB gene encoding thioredoxin-disulfide reductase, which translates to MGYRGDWIRPDLRYPEFISSTYNPHIMDENHYDVIVIGAGPAGLTAGIYLSRAKMKTLIINKGVSGGQMVLTHEVANYPGVENISGYMLSRTMARQAQSFGCKIISNATVEDLSLEGEVKSVSISGKGIFTAQSIILASGGKSRQLGVPGEKEFSGKGISYCATCDGDFFQDKEIIVVGGGNSALEEAVSLTQYASKVTIVHQFDHFQAYEHAIDEAKGNAKIDFIMSSTISQFHGDGKLNKVTIKNLETQIEMEKQIDGVFIFIGYVPRTDFLKHKVKLNQWGEILTDSDLETNVKGVYAAGDARAKKYRQITTATADGTIAALNAIAYVNEYKKANVLAF; encoded by the coding sequence ATGGGGTATCGGGGGGATTGGATCCGTCCAGACCTCCGGTATCCTGAGTTTATTTCATCAACATATAATCCGCATATTATGGATGAAAATCATTATGATGTTATCGTTATCGGGGCTGGCCCTGCGGGACTGACCGCCGGAATTTACCTGTCCAGAGCAAAGATGAAAACCCTGATTATCAATAAAGGGGTATCCGGGGGACAAATGGTGCTGACGCATGAGGTAGCCAATTATCCGGGAGTGGAAAACATTAGCGGATATATGCTCTCCAGAACCATGGCACGACAGGCACAATCCTTTGGATGCAAGATCATTTCCAATGCCACCGTGGAGGATCTTTCGCTGGAGGGAGAAGTGAAAAGTGTTTCGATTTCAGGGAAAGGCATCTTTACGGCCCAATCCATTATTTTGGCGTCTGGAGGGAAATCAAGGCAACTTGGTGTCCCCGGTGAAAAAGAATTTTCAGGAAAAGGTATCTCCTATTGCGCCACCTGTGACGGAGATTTTTTCCAGGATAAGGAGATTATCGTGGTCGGTGGCGGCAACTCCGCCCTCGAAGAGGCTGTCTCCCTGACTCAATATGCATCAAAGGTGACTATCGTGCATCAATTCGATCATTTCCAGGCCTATGAACATGCTATTGACGAAGCTAAAGGCAATGCTAAAATTGATTTCATCATGAGCTCAACGATCAGCCAGTTTCACGGTGACGGCAAACTCAATAAAGTGACCATTAAAAACCTGGAAACTCAGATAGAAATGGAGAAACAAATTGACGGGGTGTTCATTTTTATCGGGTATGTGCCCCGAACTGATTTTCTAAAACACAAGGTAAAACTAAATCAATGGGGTGAAATACTCACCGACAGCGATCTGGAAACCAATGTAAAAGGGGTTTATGCTGCCGGAGACGCCCGTGCTAAAAAATACAGGCAAATAACCACGGCCACAGCAGATGGAACGATTGCTGCACTCAATGCCATTGCTTATGTAAACGAATATAAGAAAGCCAACGTTTTGGCCTTCTAG